In the genome of Ureibacillus sp. FSL W7-1570, the window TTGTGCCATATAAACGCTCGTGCTTGATAATCAGCTCATGCTCTTCTGTTAAAATGGCAATCTCATGATAAGAGATCTTTGCCAAAACCTTTTGTTTGGCAAAACGGGGAGACGTGGAATATAAATTGTTTTCTAAATGGATGAAACCGTACTTATCAGCCGTGACCTGCTCATATCGGACACATTCAAATTCTTTGGCTGGTAATTGAAGAAATAACGCTTGTTCTTCTTCAAATAATTCAGCGATGAGTCGCTCCTTCTCATAATGCGGACGATTCCAGTCCTTCTCACATTTCTCCCATAAAGATTCATTAAAACTTTCTAGTTGATAGATTGTTTGTTCAGGTAAAAAGAAATTGTTTCGAATATATTTCACCTTTGATTCGACATTCCCTTTTTCATTTCCGCTGGCTGGGTTGCAGAACTCGCATTCAAAGCCATAATGTAAAACGAATCGTTGAAATGTCTCTGTCAATTCTCTTTCTCCGTTTGGCAAGATCGTTTTTACTGCAGGGGAGAGATTATCAAAACGAATGACCCTTGGAACCCTTCCCATATAGTGAAAGATTCGTTTTAATCCTTCCAAGAAACATTCTTGATTTTGAGCTGGCATGACTTGCACATAGGCCGCATTACTGTAAGGGAATGAAACGACCAGGTAAGGAAAATCGACGTATTTCCCCTGATAGAGAAAAGGAGCTTCTCCAAAATCAACTTGAGCCGTTGCAGGTTTCGATTCTAAAGGTAACGCAGCTGGTTCACTTTGTTCGAGCAGTTCTTGTTTTCTTTTTGATACATAGAGCCGAACAGAACGATCTGAACCTGTAAATCCATATTCTTCTTTTAAGATTTCATACATTCGTTTCGCAGTTCTTCGATATTTTTTCTTCTTTGTCAAGTCCTCTTTAATCCATTGATCCAATATCGGTTTCACTGGATCCATCACTTTCGCTTTTCTCGTTTGTTTAACTTTTGAGGGATTGAAGTCTTCCATTTCCGCATACTTCTTCACTGTTCTTGGATCACGATTCATTCTTTTGGCAATATCGGAATAGGAACATCCTTTTTGGTTTGCTTCATATCTGATATAATGAATTTCAGCCACTGCTAACATCTCCTTGAATACCTCCCGTTGAACTGTTTTGTCCAACTAGGAGGGTAGTGTATTTGGGGAATGTTGGCAAGTGGTTTTTTGTTTTATAGGACCTGCATAAATTAATTGCCAAACGTTACATTTTTAGTTTGCCATAAACATGTGGAAGGCAATATCATTTTCTTGTAATTTTATTTCTAAATCTAGAGGCAAAACTAATTGATTCATGTTATAATATTTGAACATAAGGACCCTTCTTTCTGTTAGGTTTTGTGTGCTAACTTAATTTTAACAGAAGAGGTCCTTATTTTTTATTGAAAAAATGAAAAACAGCCCATGAAATTTCATTCCAAAATTTCATGGGCTGTTTCCATTTTAGAGGGGGTTTTGTCCCAGCCTCCTTCATTTCCTCAACTCCTTTATGTATTATATTATAATATATACCATAAAACGACATTATTGTAAATTATTACCTATCATAAGTGGATATGCGAACTACCGTTAATAAATAAAATGGATATAGTATTAAACTCGCTGTAAAAACTAATCCTATAATAGGGATTGGTCTATCCCCTTCGTTGTACATAGGAAATATATTTGTAAAAGAGGAAATAAATAAGAAAATAATCGGTAAACAAATAAATGGCCCCAAGTAATTCCACTTGTTTTGTTTTAAAAATTTTTTATTGAGCATATAGAATATAAAAGTGCTGGATATTATTAAAATTAAAATTAGCAATCCAATTAAAATGGATACTGTCCCTACCTCTAAATTAATAAATCTACTAATACGATAGATATTCAGCATAAGTTCTGCCTCTATCACATAAAAGAGGGCATAAATACTACTAACACATATCAATTTAAAAAAGTAATTCAAATAACCACCTCAAACTTTAAAAATTCCTATCATATGATTTATTCCTCAAAAGCTTATAGAACTTAGAATGGACAAGGATTTTTTAGTTTTTTAACGAATTCGTTCCTTCTTCTTATTTCGACAATTAATATAAGTATCCCTTTTAAAAATATAAATAGATTCGAAAGTCTCAACATAATAACAACCCTTTGTCCTAGGAGTTTTAAGCTCTTGGATCTACGTCAAGTTTTTGGACACAAAAAGATTAAGTTTTTTTGCACAACAACCATTCATGGATTGTTCCACATCCCAAGTAGATTGTCAAAGTGAAAAGAGCCTTTGACAATCTACTTGGGACGTGGAGAAATAAACCCATGGCTGTTGTGCCAAAAAAATGTGAAGGGGGGAAGTGTTCTGTACCCCATGTTTTACGCTGCTATTCGGCACATTTTTTCGTATTCATCCGGTGTCAAATAACCAATGCTTCCATGAATTCGTTTGCGATTATACCAACCTTCGATGAATTGAAATAACGCAATTCTCGCTGTCTCAAAGCTTTCGTATTTGGTTAGATACACTTCTTCTTTTTTCAATATGGCATGAAAAGATTCAATACAAGCGTTGTCATATGGACATCCTTTTCGACTAAATGACGGAACCATTTCATGTTTTTTTAGTAGTTTTTGAAAGGCTTCACTTGTATATTGTGTTCCTAAATCTGTATGCACGATAAGACCGGGATCGGGCTTTTGATCTTGAATCGCATTCTGAAGTGCTTCCAGCACAATTTCTGTTGTCATGGTACGAGAGAATTTATATCCGACCACTTTTTTTGTATGTAAATCAAGAACGGACGCTAGATAACACCAACCATCACGAAGCGTATGGACATATGTAATATCAGCTACCCATTTTTCGTTGATTGTTGTTGTAGTGAAATCTTGATTTAATACATTTTCTCGTTCTTCTACGGGCTTTTGTGTTGGTGTTGGGCGGAATTTTTTTACAATACATGATTGGATGCCTGCTTGTTTCATCAAACGTTGAACTCGATTGATACTGCCTGTATAGCCTTCTTTTTTAAGTATTTCAAAGATTTTAGGGGCCCCATAACGACCCTTACTTTCTTTATGGATTGCTCGAATTCGTTCAAGCAGTTGTTCGTTGGCGACATGATAGCTATTCGGCTTCTTGTGAAACGATTGATAATACGTACTTTTAGGCATCTTTAAAACACGACACATCATTTGGATTGGATGATGTTCGGTTTCTTTTGTAATCAAGTCAATCAGTTCTTGCTCATCTATTTTCTCGCGAATATGGTCATAGCCTTTTTTAAGATTTCGATCTCCTGTTTTAATCGAAGATTTTCCTTTTGAATGGCTTCTATATCAGCCAAAGTTAATTCCTGTTCACATTCAATTGGAGAGAGTTGCTTAATCCATTTATAAATCGTTACTTCTGAAACACCATATTCGCTAGAGTGTTGACTGACTGGAGTGCCTGAGCGATAAAGCTCAACTACTGTTTGTTTAAATTCTTGATTATACCGTTTTTGACTCATGATTCGGACACAACCTTTCGTTAGTTTAATATTAATGACTTAACCAAGTTGTGTCCATAAATCTATACTACATCTATTCTTATCGTACTGTTTGTTACTTTATCTCTGAATGGATGAATACTCACCAAGAAGAAAAGGATAAAGGGTATGAAAGATTAGAACATCCTCCGGGTGAAGCTCAAGTAGACTTTGGAGTAATGGAAGCTGTACAAGATGGAGAAATTGTGGATATTCATGCTTTAGTTATGACGTTTCCTCATAGTAATGCTGGATTTGCAGTACCGTTACCAGCTGAAAATCAAGAATGCTTCTTACATGGTCTCAATATTCTTTTTAAACAGGTTGGGGGAGTACCTAAAAGGATAAGAATCGATAATTTGACCCCCGCTGTGAAGAAAAAAAGGACAAAAAATGAAGAAGCACAATTAACTGATGAATTTGTTCAATTTCAGCATTATTATGGCTTTGATGTGCAGGTATGCAATCCAAGAAGTGGCCATGAAAAAGGAAATGTTGAGAATAAAGTTGGATATATACGCTATAACTTTTTTACTTCAGCTCCAATAATGGACAGCTATGAGGGTTTAACGGATCAATTATTTCATAAATTAGAGGCGGACAGAAATAGAATTCATTATGCCAAAAACGTACGTATTGAGGACTTATGGCAGGAAGAACGGGATTATCTTCTAGCATTACCGGAAAAGCCCTATCCTGTATTTAAAGAGCATCTTGTTAAAGTAAACAAATATAATGAAGTGAAAGTGGATCAGACGTTGGTTCATGTCCCTAAGGGTGGCAACTATAGTCAATTACAAATGATATTAACATGGGATCAATTAAAGATTGTTTCACCTAATGGGGAGATATTATTGGATGACTATCGGCCATATATGAAAAAGCGAAAAGCATTACCATGGCTTTCAATAATTAAAACATGGATTCATAAACCAAGGGTTGTAGAATATTCGCGCTATAATAAGTATTTACCGGGAAGAATTAAAGAATTTTTGTTGGTAGATAATTTAATTATTCGACGAAAACGATTAGAAGCTCTAGCTAGTTTATTAGTTTCTCATGACATGAAGAAGATTAATGAAGAGTTCTATGAATTAATTGCACAGGATAAGCTACCTAGTGATAATAATCCTTATGAAGTGGACTGGAGTAAATACGATTCATTAGCTCCTAGAGAGGAGGCTGTCAATTGAAACAGGACATTAAAGAATTGTGTAAGTCATTGAGGTTAGCTTATGTTGCGGATGTATACGAGCAAATACCGTTTGAAACTCCGAAACAATTCTTATATGGGCTACTTAAGGAGGAAATAAGATTAAGAGAAAAAGCGAGAGCAATCCGCTTGATAAAAAAGGCGAAGTTCTTAGATAAAAAGAGTTTACATGATTACGAGTGGACCGAACAACTTCGGTTCCCTCCTCACTTAACCAAAGAGGATTTGTGTAGCCTACAATTTATTGAGAATCGAGAAAATGTAGTTTTAGTTGGTTCACCCGGGACAGGGAAGACTCATTTAGCCACAGGACTAGGGAAAAAAGCTTGTGAACTAGGTTATGAGGTTCGTTTTTACCGTGTTGCCCACCTAGTTGAGGAATTAGAGCAAGCTTTACGTAACAACCGTTTATCAGCATTTAGAAAACGGATGGAGAAGGTTGATTTGGTCATTTTAGATGAAATGGGATACTTACCATTTAGTAAAGAAGGAGCTGAATTATTATTCCAAATTATATCGGAGTTTTATGAACAGAAAAGCGTAATTATTACATCTAACTTAGAATTTAGTCAATGGAACCGGATCTTTACAGATTCTCGTTTAACAGCAGCGTTAGTGGACAGGCTAATTCATCACGCCCATATCATCTCTTTTCATGGCGAGAGCTATAGACTGTCCCACGCATTGTCGAAAAGGAATAAAATGGGTGGCAAACCTCTGCATTTTTAATTGCATTTCTCTGCACTTTTCTATTGCAAAATACAGTTCTGTTTCTAATAAAAGAGGTATCTATATAACATGCCCCTTTCAAATGTTTATGAAATCCATTTTCCATCATCATATCAAGTTCGATTCTGTTTAATATAATGAAAGGGATTATACTGTAATCATATCAATTATCGAATTTTCTACAAGTACTATTTAGATCATACCAATCCATTTATGAGCGATTGTATTCTTCAAGAGTTCCTAGATTGCGTAAGTTTTGTATAGAAGGCTCATGTTGAGCAATACTTTATTTACTAAATATAAACTATAGACATCCCTCAGCAATTCAAAAGTATCCCTCAACGCCTAGGCTAAAAATCAATTTAAACATTATATGAAATTATGTAAATCTGATTTAGGCTATTCAAATGTAAAAGGTATCATCGTATGTGCAGGAATATTACCTTATTTTGAAGATGAATTACAAAATACTAAAAAGTAAAATATTATTGTCCAAACCTTTGGATGGAACTTCACTATAACAAGTAGGGAGGATAAGAATGGATACTAATAAATTAGTAAATACTAAATTACAAGAATTGATAGAAGTATTTAATGAATTTTCTTCTTGCACAATTGAACCAAATCGTGGCGAACGCTTATTGATTGCAAGTAACAAGCCTGTTCCATGGGCTTCAAAATTAAAAAAACAGTATGGAGAATCAGAATACAAAATAGGATATATAGATCCTAAGAAGACTTGCCTTGGGTTATATATTGATTTTCCTCAAGGATTCTTAAACTTTGATGAAGTTTCCAAAGTTGTAAATCCAGACAATTGTTTACTTTATGCTCCACCTGAACAAAAGGCCCCTACTAGCAAAAGTTGGTGGCGCTTTAGAACAGAGGATTTTGACAGTATTCATATGGTTATTCGAAATAATGAATTACACTCCTATACTTTTAAGAAAATCGAATGGATTGAACTTTTGCGAAAAATTGTAGATGTGCATAAATAATGAGTCAATGGAAAAGGATAGTTTTATAGCTACCTACTTTTAGATTAATATTTA includes:
- the istA gene encoding IS21 family transposase, translated to MLAVAEIHYIRYEANQKGCSYSDIAKRMNRDPRTVKKYAEMEDFNPSKVKQTRKAKVMDPVKPILDQWIKEDLTKKKKYRRTAKRMYEILKEEYGFTGSDRSVRLYVSKRKQELLEQSEPAALPLESKPATAQVDFGEAPFLYQGKYVDFPYLVVSFPYSNAAYVQVMPAQNQECFLEGLKRIFHYMGRVPRVIRFDNLSPAVKTILPNGERELTETFQRFVLHYGFECEFCNPASGNEKGNVESKVKYIRNNFFLPEQTIYQLESFNESLWEKCEKDWNRPHYEKERLIAELFEEEQALFLQLPAKEFECVRYEQVTADKYGFIHLENNLYSTSPRFAKQKVLAKISYHEIAILTEEHELIIKHERLYGTKQKSMKWQPYLTLMAKRPNALKYTDFYEKMPEEWKNYFSNCTVQEKKEALQLLAVLLKEHDFEVSTQALRIASQYGHPKVESIKQVFYQLINGRGIREPIQPKKHVPDMPEAIRGVRHYDRLFESQGDVASWNK
- the istA gene encoding IS21 family transposase; translated protein: MSINLYYIYSYRTVCYFISEWMNTHQEEKDKGYERLEHPPGEAQVDFGVMEAVQDGEIVDIHALVMTFPHSNAGFAVPLPAENQECFLHGLNILFKQVGGVPKRIRIDNLTPAVKKKRTKNEEAQLTDEFVQFQHYYGFDVQVCNPRSGHEKGNVENKVGYIRYNFFTSAPIMDSYEGLTDQLFHKLEADRNRIHYAKNVRIEDLWQEERDYLLALPEKPYPVFKEHLVKVNKYNEVKVDQTLVHVPKGGNYSQLQMILTWDQLKIVSPNGEILLDDYRPYMKKRKALPWLSIIKTWIHKPRVVEYSRYNKYLPGRIKEFLLVDNLIIRRKRLEALASLLVSHDMKKINEEFYELIAQDKLPSDNNPYEVDWSKYDSLAPREEAVN
- the istB gene encoding IS21-like element helper ATPase IstB, with product MKQDIKELCKSLRLAYVADVYEQIPFETPKQFLYGLLKEEIRLREKARAIRLIKKAKFLDKKSLHDYEWTEQLRFPPHLTKEDLCSLQFIENRENVVLVGSPGTGKTHLATGLGKKACELGYEVRFYRVAHLVEELEQALRNNRLSAFRKRMEKVDLVILDEMGYLPFSKEGAELLFQIISEFYEQKSVIITSNLEFSQWNRIFTDSRLTAALVDRLIHHAHIISFHGESYRLSHALSKRNKMGGKPLHF
- a CDS encoding IS3 family transposase (programmed frameshift); protein product: MSQKRYNQEFKQTVVELYRSGTPVSQHSSEYGVSEVTIYKWIKQLSPIECEQELTLADIEAIQKENLRLKQEIENLKKGYDHIREKIDEQELIDLITKETEHHPIQMMCRVLKMPKSTYYQSFHKKPNSYHVANEQLLERIRAIHKESKGRYGAPKIFEILKKEGYTGSINRVQRLMKQAGIQSCIVKKFRPTPTQKPVEERENVLNQDFTTTTINEKWVADITYVHTLRDGWCYLASVLDLHTKKVVGYKFSRTMTTEIVLEALQNAIQDQKPDPGLIVHTDLGTQYTSEAFQKLLKKHEMVPSFSRKGCPYDNACIESFHAILKKEEVYLTKYESFETARIALFQFIEGWYNRKRIHGSIGYLTPDEYEKMCRIAA